In Mytilus trossulus isolate FHL-02 chromosome 14, PNRI_Mtr1.1.1.hap1, whole genome shotgun sequence, a genomic segment contains:
- the LOC134697270 gene encoding uncharacterized protein LOC134697270, which translates to MNSAMPFYDVNLGAHSNTKTQLVRRHDYTLSTTQFTKEWKADFDRHRLKSTEFRDFWVSWDGGIIKHGRGPVVGDDIIGEWADPNPFPVKSIGVLNSFNTQGDWIIHVTAYGNASTNFINCSPSTERVDLNVYKPVVMLSETLCAMQCKADEQCMGFNYKDNSCELLSFGPGVVTAIPKVSANGWRFFTKCYVKRNACFDCLL; encoded by the exons ATGAACAGCGCAATGCCATTCTACGATGTAAATCTGGGTGCACATAGTAATACAAAAACACAGCTGGTACGACGCCATGATTATACTTTATCAACCACgcaatttacaaaagaatggAAAGCTGACTTCGATCGTCATCGTTTAAAAAGTACGGAATTTAGAGATTTCTGGGTGAGTTGGGATGGAGGAATTATCAAACATGGACGAGGACCAGTCGTTGGAGATGATATAATTGGTGAATGGGCAGATCCAAACCCGTTTCCGGTTAAAAGTATTGGCGTTTTGAACAGTTTTAATACTCAAGGCGACTGGATAATACACGTTACAG CTTATGGGAATGCCTCAACCAATTTTATCAATTGCAGTCCATCAACAGAGAGAGTTGACCTTAACGTATATAAACCAGTGGTGATGCTTTCTGAAACGTTATGTGCAATGCAATGTAAAGCAGATGAACAATGTATGGGGTTCAACTATAAGGATAACAG TTGTGAGCTGCTTTCATTCGGACCAGGAGTCGTCACTGCTATTCCGAAGGTATCAGCAAATGGATGGAGGTTTTTTACAAAGTGTTATGTAAAGCGTAATGCATGTTTTGATTGTCTATTGTGA